One segment of Sinorhizobium sp. BG8 DNA contains the following:
- the gatB gene encoding Asp-tRNA(Asn)/Glu-tRNA(Gln) amidotransferase subunit GatB → MTIVDVRISDPKRYIPGATGDWEVIIGMEVHAQVTSSSKLFSGAATEFGNAPNANVSLVDAAMPGMLPVINEECVKQAVRTGLGLKAQINHRSVFDRKNYFYPDLPQGYQISQYKDPIVGEGKITISIGPDRQGNFEDVEIGIERLHLEQDAGKSMHDQHPTMSYVDLNRSGVALMEIVSKPDLRSSDEAKAYLTKLRTILRYLGTCDGNMDEGSMRADVNVSVRRPGEGFGTRCEIKNVNSIRFVGQAIEYEARRQIGILEDGGSIDQETRLFDPGKGETRSMRSKEDAHDYRYFPDPDLLPLEFDNAFVGKLLADLPELPDDKKERFVKDLGLSVYDASVLVSEKAIADYFEAVAAGRDGKIAANWVINDLLGALNKAGKGIEETPVSPVQLGQIIDLIKDGTISGKIAKDLFEIVWNEGGSPTEIVESRGMKQVTDTGAIEKAVDEIIAANPDQVAKVQAKPSLAGWFVGQVMKATGGKANPQAVQALVKAKLGLED, encoded by the coding sequence ATGACCATTGTCGACGTCCGCATCTCCGATCCGAAACGCTACATCCCCGGTGCCACCGGCGACTGGGAGGTGATCATCGGCATGGAGGTGCACGCGCAGGTCACCAGCAGCTCGAAGCTCTTCTCCGGTGCTGCCACGGAGTTCGGCAATGCCCCGAACGCCAATGTTTCTCTCGTAGATGCGGCCATGCCCGGCATGCTTCCGGTGATCAACGAGGAGTGCGTGAAGCAGGCGGTTCGCACCGGCCTCGGCCTCAAGGCGCAGATCAATCATCGCTCCGTCTTCGACCGCAAGAACTACTTCTATCCGGACCTGCCGCAGGGCTACCAGATCTCGCAGTACAAGGATCCCATCGTCGGCGAGGGCAAGATCACGATCTCGATCGGTCCTGACCGCCAGGGCAACTTCGAGGACGTGGAGATCGGAATCGAGCGCCTCCACCTCGAGCAGGACGCCGGCAAGTCCATGCACGACCAGCACCCCACGATGTCCTACGTGGATCTCAACCGTTCGGGCGTCGCGCTGATGGAAATCGTGTCGAAGCCGGATCTGCGGTCCTCGGATGAGGCCAAGGCCTACCTGACCAAGCTGCGGACCATTCTGCGCTATCTCGGAACCTGCGACGGCAACATGGACGAAGGCTCGATGCGCGCGGACGTGAACGTCTCCGTCCGCCGGCCGGGTGAGGGATTCGGCACGCGCTGCGAGATCAAGAACGTCAACTCCATCCGCTTTGTCGGACAGGCGATCGAATATGAAGCGCGTCGCCAGATCGGCATTCTGGAGGACGGCGGCTCGATCGACCAGGAAACCCGCCTTTTCGATCCCGGCAAGGGTGAGACGCGTTCTATGCGCTCCAAGGAGGATGCGCACGACTATCGCTATTTCCCCGATCCGGATCTTCTGCCGCTCGAGTTCGACAATGCGTTCGTCGGCAAGCTGCTTGCCGATCTGCCGGAGCTGCCCGACGACAAGAAAGAGCGATTTGTCAAGGATCTCGGCCTTTCAGTCTACGACGCCTCGGTTCTGGTGTCCGAGAAGGCAATTGCCGACTACTTCGAGGCTGTGGCCGCTGGCCGCGACGGCAAGATCGCCGCGAACTGGGTCATCAACGACCTGCTCGGCGCCTTGAACAAGGCCGGCAAAGGCATTGAAGAGACGCCTGTTTCTCCGGTCCAGCTCGGCCAGATCATCGATCTGATCAAGGATGGCACGATCTCCGGAAAAATCGCCAAGGACCTCTTTGAGATTGTCTGGAACGAGGGCGGTTCTCCCACGGAGATCGTCGAGTCACGCGGCATGAAGCAGGTGACCGATACCGGCGCCATCGAGAAGGCCGTCGACGAGATCATCGCCGCCAATCCCGACCAGGTGGCCAAGGTGCAGGCAAAGCCCTCGCTTGCCGGCTGGTTCGTCGGTCAGGTCATGAAGGCAACGGGCGGCAAGGCCAACCCGCAGGCCGTTCAGGCGCTCGTCAAGGCCAAGCTCGGCCTCGAGGACTGA
- a CDS encoding GNAT family N-acetyltransferase has product MFFVRTASERDLAKVSTLLGETWHATYDALYGADKVAELTARWHSVPALKAQLARKNSEFVVADNGKEIGGMGYAAMSDTLRKGAILHQLYVLPKFQRQGVGREMFAELETCFPDAEIMQLEVEPQNHAAIGFYLAHGFVKTGDTASCNDAQSGIPALIMQKSLL; this is encoded by the coding sequence ATGTTCTTCGTCCGCACCGCATCGGAGCGTGATCTGGCCAAGGTCAGCACGCTCCTCGGTGAGACATGGCACGCGACCTACGACGCGCTCTACGGCGCCGACAAGGTCGCGGAGCTGACGGCGAGATGGCATTCCGTGCCGGCGCTTAAAGCGCAGCTTGCCCGGAAGAATTCGGAGTTCGTGGTCGCCGACAACGGCAAGGAGATCGGCGGCATGGGATATGCCGCGATGTCCGATACCCTGCGGAAAGGTGCCATTCTGCATCAGCTCTACGTGCTGCCGAAGTTCCAGCGCCAGGGCGTCGGCCGCGAGATGTTCGCCGAGCTCGAGACATGCTTTCCCGATGCGGAGATCATGCAGTTGGAGGTGGAGCCGCAGAACCATGCCGCGATAGGTTTCTATCTGGCGCACGGCTTCGTGAAAACCGGCGATACGGCCAGTTGCAACGATGCCCAGTCGGGCATTCCCGCGCTCATCATGCAGAAGTCGCTGCTCTGA
- a CDS encoding GNAT family N-acetyltransferase gives MAHTTTIRTATRADLRALIAIFAADALGGHGDTTEERAYDDYVRAFDRIEASPNDTLFVAEIGGEIVGTFQTTVLSSLPGRGSSSLLLEAVQTRQDRRGRGIGEAMIRFAIEEARRQGLGKIQLTSNAVRKDAHRFYARLGFEPSHIGFKLRLK, from the coding sequence ATGGCGCACACAACCACGATACGGACCGCAACGCGCGCCGACCTTCGGGCGCTGATTGCGATCTTTGCCGCGGACGCCCTCGGCGGCCATGGCGATACGACGGAAGAGAGGGCTTACGACGACTACGTGAGAGCCTTCGACCGGATCGAGGCTTCGCCGAACGACACGCTCTTCGTCGCCGAGATCGGCGGCGAAATCGTCGGGACGTTCCAGACGACGGTTCTCTCCAGCCTGCCCGGCCGAGGAAGTTCTAGCCTGCTGCTGGAGGCGGTCCAGACGCGGCAGGATCGGCGGGGGCGGGGGATCGGCGAGGCCATGATCCGCTTTGCCATCGAAGAGGCGCGCCGTCAGGGGCTGGGCAAGATTCAACTGACCTCCAACGCGGTTCGCAAGGATGCCCATCGGTTCTATGCGCGCCTGGGCTTCGAGCCATCGCATATCGGCTTCAAGCTCCGGCTGAAATGA
- a CDS encoding NADH:ubiquinone oxidoreductase subunit NDUFA12, with amino-acid sequence MKLLLQIFTWWNNQTIGTRFHTWRFGTKVGEDEFGNVYYQGGKDSEGRTRRWVIYNGYADASAIPPGWHGWMHHRTDVSPADEEYKPREWQKTHRANGTGSAQAYRPPGSLAVTGERPRVTGDYDAWSPRS; translated from the coding sequence ATGAAGCTTCTTCTGCAAATCTTTACCTGGTGGAACAACCAGACGATCGGAACGCGCTTTCACACCTGGCGCTTCGGCACCAAGGTCGGTGAAGACGAATTCGGCAACGTCTACTATCAGGGCGGCAAGGACTCCGAGGGCCGTACAAGGCGCTGGGTCATCTACAACGGTTATGCCGACGCATCGGCAATTCCTCCCGGCTGGCATGGTTGGATGCACCATCGCACCGACGTTTCGCCGGCGGATGAGGAATACAAGCCGCGCGAATGGCAGAAGACCCACCGTGCAAACGGCACCGGTAGTGCTCAGGCCTATCGTCCGCCGGGCTCGCTTGCCGTCACCGGCGAACGTCCTCGCGTCACGGGTGACTACGACGCCTGGTCGCCGCGCTCCTGA
- a CDS encoding DUF2155 domain-containing protein: MGAVLLAALPAEATRISNPVAVFSGIDKITGRITSFDVYIGETVQFGALQVTPRVCYNRDDTEAQKVTTFVEVDEITLDRKIRRIFTGWMFADSPGLNAVEHPVYDVWLVECKVKSDVPPPETTQTQ, from the coding sequence ATGGGTGCTGTCCTTCTGGCGGCGCTTCCGGCCGAGGCGACGCGCATCTCCAATCCCGTCGCGGTATTCTCCGGCATCGACAAGATTACCGGCCGCATCACGAGCTTCGACGTCTACATCGGCGAGACCGTCCAGTTCGGTGCCCTGCAGGTCACTCCGCGCGTCTGCTACAATCGCGACGATACGGAAGCGCAGAAGGTGACGACCTTCGTGGAGGTCGACGAAATCACGCTCGACCGCAAGATCCGCCGCATCTTCACCGGATGGATGTTCGCCGACAGCCCCGGTCTCAATGCCGTCGAGCATCCGGTCTATGACGTGTGGCTCGTCGAGTGCAAGGTGAAGTCCGACGTTCCTCCGCCGGAAACCACACAGACGCAGTAG
- the aat gene encoding leucyl/phenylalanyl-tRNA--protein transferase → MAGRRSRQPDITPELLLRAYSIGLFPMADSADDPELFWVEPDMRGIIPLDKFHVSRSLAKTIRKKPFDIRVDTAFDAVIAACAEAAPDRPSTWINRKIKALYSTLHHMGHAHSVEAWEGDHLVGGLYGVSLGAAFFGESMFSRRTDASKICLVYLVERMKAKGFRLLDTQFTTEHLKSFGAIDVPKHKYEDLLARALSSPHLRF, encoded by the coding sequence ATGGCGGGGCGACGCAGCAGACAACCGGACATAACGCCGGAACTTCTCCTGCGCGCCTACTCCATCGGCCTCTTCCCGATGGCTGACTCGGCAGACGACCCGGAACTCTTCTGGGTCGAGCCCGACATGCGCGGCATCATTCCGCTAGACAAGTTTCACGTCTCGCGCAGCCTCGCCAAGACGATCCGAAAGAAGCCCTTCGACATCCGCGTCGACACCGCATTCGACGCAGTGATTGCCGCCTGTGCCGAAGCTGCACCGGACCGGCCGTCCACCTGGATTAACCGGAAGATCAAGGCCCTCTACTCCACGCTCCATCACATGGGACATGCCCATTCCGTCGAGGCCTGGGAAGGCGACCATCTCGTCGGTGGTCTCTATGGCGTTTCGCTGGGGGCTGCGTTCTTCGGTGAAAGCATGTTCTCCCGGCGCACGGACGCCTCCAAGATATGCCTCGTCTATCTCGTCGAACGGATGAAGGCGAAGGGCTTCCGGCTGCTTGATACGCAGTTCACCACCGAACACCTGAAGTCCTTCGGGGCGATCGACGTGCCCAAGCACAAGTACGAGGACCTGCTCGCAAGAGCCCTCTCCTCGCCGCACCTGCGCTTCTGA
- the accC gene encoding acetyl-CoA carboxylase biotin carboxylase subunit, translating to MISKILIANRGEIALRVLRACKELGIATVAVHSTADADAMHVRLADESVCIGPPPSRESYLNIHQIVAACEITGADAVHPGYGFLSENAKFAEILDAHGITFIGPTAEHIRIMGDKITAKKTAEELGIPVVPGSDGEVKPENAREIARKIGFPVLIKATAGGGGRGMKVARTEADLDEAISTARAEAAAAFGNDAVYMEKYLGQPRHIEVQIVGDGEGNAIHLGERDCSLQRRHQKVWEEANSPALNVEQRMKIGQVCADAMKKLKYRGAGTIEFLYENGEFYFIEMNTRLQVEHPITEAITGIDLVHEQIRVASGGGLSVRQEDIVFSGHAIECRINAEDARTFVPSPGTITHFHAPGGLGVRIDSGAYQGYRIPPYYDSLIGKLIVHGRTRVECMMRLRRALDEFVVDGIKTTLPLFQDLVSNQDIANGDYDIHWLETYLAKTSH from the coding sequence ATGATTTCCAAGATCCTCATAGCCAACCGCGGCGAAATCGCCCTCCGGGTCCTCAGGGCCTGCAAGGAGCTCGGCATCGCCACAGTCGCCGTGCACTCGACGGCGGATGCCGACGCGATGCACGTCCGCCTTGCCGACGAAAGCGTCTGCATCGGCCCGCCGCCCTCGCGCGAAAGCTACCTGAACATCCACCAGATCGTCGCTGCCTGCGAGATCACGGGCGCGGATGCGGTGCACCCGGGATACGGCTTCCTGTCGGAAAATGCGAAGTTCGCTGAGATCCTCGATGCGCACGGCATAACCTTCATCGGGCCGACCGCCGAGCACATCCGCATCATGGGTGACAAGATCACCGCCAAGAAGACGGCGGAAGAGCTTGGCATTCCCGTGGTTCCGGGCTCGGACGGCGAGGTCAAGCCGGAGAACGCGCGGGAGATCGCCCGCAAGATTGGCTTCCCTGTCCTGATCAAGGCGACCGCCGGCGGCGGCGGACGCGGCATGAAGGTCGCCAGGACCGAGGCCGACCTGGACGAAGCCATTTCGACGGCACGCGCCGAGGCTGCGGCCGCATTCGGCAACGACGCGGTCTACATGGAAAAGTACCTTGGCCAGCCGCGGCACATCGAGGTGCAGATTGTTGGCGACGGCGAAGGCAATGCGATCCACCTCGGTGAACGCGATTGCTCGCTCCAGCGGCGCCACCAGAAGGTCTGGGAAGAAGCGAACTCCCCTGCCCTCAACGTCGAACAGCGGATGAAGATCGGCCAGGTCTGCGCCGATGCGATGAAGAAGCTGAAGTACCGCGGTGCCGGCACCATCGAATTCCTCTACGAGAACGGCGAGTTCTATTTCATCGAAATGAACACGCGTCTCCAGGTGGAACACCCGATCACCGAGGCCATTACCGGAATCGATCTCGTACACGAGCAGATCCGCGTCGCCTCCGGCGGCGGGCTCTCGGTCCGCCAGGAAGATATCGTCTTCTCCGGACACGCGATCGAATGCCGCATCAATGCCGAGGATGCACGTACCTTCGTGCCCTCGCCCGGCACGATCACGCATTTCCACGCACCGGGTGGTCTTGGAGTGCGCATCGATTCCGGCGCCTATCAGGGCTATCGGATTCCTCCGTACTACGACAGCCTGATCGGCAAACTGATCGTTCACGGACGCACCCGTGTCGAATGCATGATGCGTCTGCGTCGCGCTCTCGACGAATTCGTGGTAGATGGTATCAAGACGACATTGCCGCTGTTCCAGGATCTCGTATCCAACCAGGACATCGCCAATGGTGACTACGACATCCATTGGCTGGAGACCTATCTGGCCAAAACCTCCCACTGA
- the accB gene encoding acetyl-CoA carboxylase biotin carboxyl carrier protein, with protein sequence MADKKQGIDQTLIRDLANILNETDLTEIEVEQDDLRIRVSRAGTPQYVSAPVPAVAAPVAAVSVAAPAAETARTNKNAVTAPMVGTAYLAAAPGARPFVEVGATVTEGQTILIIEAMKTMNQIPAPRSGKVVEILVEDAAPVEYGEPLIVIE encoded by the coding sequence ATGGCTGACAAGAAACAGGGTATCGACCAGACGCTGATCCGCGATCTTGCCAATATCCTCAACGAGACCGATCTGACCGAGATCGAAGTGGAGCAGGACGACCTGCGCATCCGCGTCTCGCGCGCCGGCACGCCGCAATACGTTTCCGCGCCGGTTCCGGCTGTGGCAGCACCGGTGGCTGCGGTTTCCGTCGCTGCACCGGCTGCCGAGACCGCTCGTACCAACAAGAACGCGGTCACCGCACCGATGGTCGGAACCGCCTATCTTGCCGCGGCACCGGGCGCCCGTCCGTTCGTCGAAGTCGGCGCGACTGTCACCGAGGGCCAGACGATCCTCATCATCGAAGCCATGAAGACGATGAACCAGATTCCGGCGCCGCGTTCCGGCAAGGTCGTTGAAATCCTCGTGGAAGACGCTGCCCCGGTCGAGTATGGCGAACCGCTGATCGTCATCGAGTAA
- the aroQ gene encoding type II 3-dehydroquinate dehydratase: MASTFFVLNGPNLNMLGKREPGIYGGQTLADIEALCRDEGAKLGFDIDFRQSNHEGTLVDWIHEAGSKAAGIAINPGAYGHTSIAMHDAIRSISVPVVELHLSNIHAREEFRHKSMIAPAVKGVICGFGAHSYILALNALSNITK, encoded by the coding sequence ATGGCATCCACGTTTTTCGTGCTCAACGGACCTAACCTCAATATGCTCGGCAAACGCGAGCCCGGTATCTATGGCGGGCAGACGCTCGCGGACATAGAAGCGCTTTGCCGCGACGAAGGCGCCAAACTCGGCTTCGACATCGATTTCCGGCAATCCAACCACGAGGGCACGCTCGTCGACTGGATCCACGAGGCCGGGAGCAAGGCGGCGGGCATCGCCATCAATCCCGGCGCCTATGGACATACGTCCATCGCGATGCACGATGCGATCCGCTCGATCTCGGTCCCGGTCGTCGAGCTGCATCTTTCGAACATCCATGCGCGCGAAGAATTCCGGCACAAATCCATGATCGCTCCCGCGGTCAAGGGCGTCATCTGCGGATTTGGCGCCCACAGCTACATCCTTGCGCTGAACGCGCTTTCCAACATCACGAAATAA
- a CDS encoding DsbA family protein, producing MALALGTAVPLQAFALDDKQKEEIGAYIKEYLLANPEILIDVQEALQDKQAKAQQAQAQAAIVDNEKEIFSSKNDVTLGNPDGDVTVVEFFDYNCGYCKRALSDMDDILAKDKNVRFVLKELPILGPDSLAAHKVSAAFRDLAPEKYGEFHRTLLGGEGRATEESAIEVAVKLGVTEADIRKAMEEKPHDDAVRATYSLANSLGITGTPSYIIGKEAVFGAIGSEAIEDKVANVRACGQTAC from the coding sequence ATGGCGCTCGCTCTCGGCACGGCAGTGCCCCTGCAGGCTTTCGCGCTTGACGACAAGCAGAAGGAAGAGATCGGCGCCTATATCAAGGAATACCTCCTCGCCAATCCCGAAATCCTCATAGACGTTCAGGAAGCCCTCCAGGACAAGCAGGCGAAGGCCCAGCAGGCTCAGGCCCAGGCCGCGATAGTTGACAACGAGAAGGAGATCTTCTCGTCAAAGAACGACGTCACGCTCGGCAATCCGGATGGCGATGTCACGGTCGTCGAGTTCTTCGACTACAACTGCGGCTATTGCAAGCGGGCGCTGTCCGACATGGATGACATCCTGGCCAAGGACAAGAACGTCCGCTTCGTGCTCAAGGAATTGCCGATTCTCGGCCCCGATTCGCTTGCCGCCCACAAGGTAAGCGCCGCATTCCGCGACCTCGCTCCCGAAAAATATGGCGAGTTCCACCGCACGCTGCTCGGGGGAGAAGGCCGCGCCACGGAAGAGAGCGCCATCGAGGTCGCCGTCAAGCTTGGCGTCACCGAGGCGGACATCCGCAAGGCGATGGAAGAAAAGCCCCATGACGATGCGGTGCGCGCGACCTACTCGCTTGCAAACAGTCTCGGCATCACCGGCACGCCCTCCTACATCATCGGCAAGGAGGCTGTGTTCGGCGCCATCGGTTCCGAGGCCATAGAGGACAAGGTCGCCAACGTGCGCGCCTGCGGCCAGACGGCATGCTGA